The genomic region ACCTGCTGCctccatttgggtttttttgtttgttttcttgttttgtttttttgatgggtttttttgttctttcagacATGGCTAGTCCACAGGAAGTAAAGGATTTCCTGGGAAGGATTAAATTCCATCAAAATCTTGGCCATCATGAGAACCTGGTTGAACTGGTTGGATGCTGTGTAGACCAGCTCCCACTTTATGTGATCATGGAAGATGTGTCTCTTGGTGACCTGTTGACATTTCTATGGACATGTCGGAAGGTGAGTCAAAAGAAGTGACGACAGAATATCTTCTTCAATTCCTTAGGTACGTATCTATCCATAAGTCATAGTCCATAAGTCATAGATTGTTCTTTTCATCTCTCCATGCATCTATCTATATCAGTCCAAACTATTTCCGTCCCCCAAAGAGGTTCTACACAAGTCTAAGCTGGAATAGAATTAGTGGATATCTCGATTGATGTGATATAGGTTGGAGAAGTTGACGTACTTTTGTAAAGCAAAGTCCTACTTTGCAGACCATTGGAGTGAGAGTTGATACAGCTACCTGAATttctaaaaagttttaaataatgtcCCACTCcaaatgcttttaagaaaacagaacagttgCAACGTTAGGGAGAAGGTCATTAAATGAGAACTAATtgattaaaaaacaggaaacagAGTGTAAAAGTGAAAGGTTGGTACTTGCACAGAGGGAGGTCACCCATGAAGTTTGGCTGGTATATGAGCTAGGAACTGGTGCTGTTCGTTGCATGTATCAATAACCTAGAAAACGGGATGACAGTGAGGTGGTGACCAGCCAGTAAAATCAAGGACTGACCTTGAGGAATTGCAGAAGGATCTTCCAAGATTGAGAGACTGGCCAATAAAAAGAACAGGTGAGATTTCGTatagttaaaaatgaaatgatgcCCATGTAGAAAAGCAATTCTAGCTTCATGTATGTAATGATGGCCTCATATCTGCCCATTGCTGGTGAGGACTGAAATCACGGGACTGATTGTATGAAAATACACAGTCTGATGAAAATGTTAACTCAAGCcgaaaaagaaaccaaatatTAGGCATTAAGAAAGGCATAGAAACAAAACTCTGCCATGTCACTCTAGAAATCCATCATTTTCCTACATCTGGAACACTAAATACAGAGAGATTGCTTGCTGTCTTGTTCAACAGAAAGACAAGGTGGTAGCAAATAAAGCTAGTAAGTGCCATGTTCAGAACAAACAAATGGAGGTGGTTCTTCATGAAGTGGGGAGTTGACCAATGTAATTCCTTGCCGCTGACTGCTGTGGATTTTGAAACTTTACATGGGTTCAAGACAAGTGAATACATTTATGGAACAAAAGGTTACTGAATATGTTGAAACCATAACCATCTCAGGAGGTCCTTAAGCTGAAAATAGTTGGGAGCTGGAAAACTACACAGGAAAATCATTGTGTGCTTaccttattctttttctgtcatctgGGTATCCACCTAGGGTCACTGTTACAGGCAGGGTAGCAAGGGAGATGGGCTGCTAGTCTCATACCAGATAACGGTTCATGTGTTATAAATATGCTTTTCTACTCATCATTCTAATTTATAGTAGATCTTTCATTCATCTGTATGGATTGTCGTTCTCCACTGTCATTCTGCCCATTTCTGTCTAACCTATTCATCTCTTCTCCACCCTTCAATTTACCCACCAATTGTCTCTAGTGTACTTGTCCTACCCAGCAcaccatccatccatccacatCACCCATCCATGTACCCTTATTTTGCAATTTATGACCAATTGTGAAATTAGTTGGCGGAGCTTAAGGTTAGCTAGTATTCATTTTATTAGATTAGAAGGAAACATTCCCCAGTAGCCTACAGCTAAGGCATGTGTTTGATTCAGGGTCTGCTCTTTTATTTCTAGGATGTAATGACAATGGATGGTATTCCCTATGACCTCACTGAGAGGCAAGTATATGAAGTTGGACAGCAAGTTGCAGCAGCTCTGGTAAGTCTGCTCATATTCGctgcatttctcctttcttgctTGATTGCAACACAAGTCTGCATAGTGGCCTAAGTCTTCTTGGCCTAAGTACTGAGGATGTGCTTTGTTAAAATTGAGCCAAATATGCTTGCATTATTTTGGTGAGCATACACCTTTATTCCACAGCATGGAAGACAGACATAAACTAAGTGGAAATGTATATCaattaaaattccttttaaaattatcatggtctctttcttttccaactttCCAGGCTTACCTTGAACAGAAGAAGTTGTTCCATGGTGACATTGCGGCTCGGAATGTCCTCCTTCATCACAACTTCACTGCTAAGCTCTGTGGTTTGGGTCTGGCCTATGAAACTCACACGTATGGTGCCAACTCAGTCACACAGATTGTGCCAGTCAAGTGGCAGGCTCCGGAGCAGCTCCTGAAGAAACCCCCCAGCATCAAGGCAGACATGTATGATTTAATTTTTGGCCTAGAAGTTCATCTGTCTGTCAGGCCTGTCTCTCTCACTCCTTTATGTATCATGCCATGTCCTGGAGTTCACAGTAAGGCATATTTATTCTCAGCATAATGCTCCACTTTATAGCTCATACCTTctcttctcatttctgcaggTCATGCCTAGTCGTTTGTATGTATTTAAGCTACCTAGCTAGAATGGAAACTTcacattgctttgttttcttttcttgcagatGGTCTTTTGGAATTCTACTGTATGAAATGATTACATTAGGTAAGAAGATTTAATGataatagaaaaatatgtaagGAAGCAGCAAATTAACAAGACACAAAATCTCAAATTTGAGAATGTGAAGTTGGACCATTTAAATAAGCATCCTGTTTTTTCCAACTTGGAAAGTGTTGACAattctttttagattttctgtcagTGTGGATTgtggtaggaaaaaaatggattttgaaagggaaagaaggcCTTCTTATACAGAGGCTGCTATCTGCAACCATTACCTTAATTCCTTTTGCCCTTCCAGGTGCTCCACCGTATCCCGAGGTGCCACCTTCTGACATCTTATTATACCTGCAGAAACAGAACATTATGAAGCAGCCCTCAAGCTGCCAGCAAGCCATGTAAGCCACTTGCTTTGTGGACAGTTGAACTTCAGATCTGCAGAGCTAAATGGAAGTGAGACATACCAAAGTAGATCTTAAAGAAGATCTCTAAGTTTAGATTATACAAAATGGTAACTTGTTAGCTGAGGACACTTGTTCTCACATGTTCTCACATGCTCTGCCACATCTCCTTACTGGATTCTGCTGCATGAAACCTTGATTGCCAAAACctctttttctggcttttgaaaatcactcttgtttctgtttccatGTCTGCCCTTGCATTTTGTTGCTCCACTGCTTCCCTGCAAGGTGCAGGACTATTCTGGAGTAATCTTTCTCTTCTAAGTTGTGGGATTCTCCCTGAAATAAACAAAGCCTCCACAGGGAAGATCTAAGGCATTATATTTCCTCTTATGAAgtcataatttcttttaatattcaGAGGCTTTTTCTTCCATAAGGAATCTCAGTTGCTGTTCCAAAAAGGAATACcaatctttttcccttttcccataCTCACAGTTGACATCCTTGCAAACAACTGCATGCCTTTGTCCCCACGCATTATTATTATGCGGTTGCAAATTTCAAAGGGTCATCGAAAGATCTTTATAGGAAGCAGTAAAAGAGGAGGTATCTAGACATTTTAAATATGAGATGACTTGACTGTAGTAAAACTTTGTGTTGGTGTTTGTCATTCCCAGCGTCTCCTTCTCCATTTTACAGGTACCGCATCATGAAGTCCTGCTGGCAATGGAATGCAACTAACCGGCCTTCTCCAGCAGACCTGATCCGGTCCCTACAAATAGCTATAAAGACCAGCAATGACcgtgcagtactgcaggtgcctgagctaGTGGTGCCTGAACTCTATGCTAATGTTGCTGGTGTTGATGTGCACAGTCTAGTGAGGGAATACACTATACTCTGAAGGACCCTTTCACATGTTGGTAAAGGAAAAGTCTCTGAGTTTGCCCTTTTCTAGACACTTTGCAAGCTCAGAATGAGGTGTGTATGTTGGGAGGGAtccctttgtttttcaaacactttatatatatatatcaggTCTCCCCTCCACGCCTGAAACGGCAAACTGTTATCGTTATTGTTATTAAATCAACCTGTTGATATCACTCTGCCAGCAGTGATTTGGGAGCAAAGTGCGTTTAGGAAGCTGTAGAAAATGTAATGAGAAACTTGAGTTAAAGGAGTttggatgcccaaaggaggctgtgaccccgtgggaagcccgcgctggagcaggctcctggcaggacctgtggacccgtggagagaggagcccacgctggacaggtttgctggcagggcttgtgaCCCTGCAGGGGACCTGCGCctgagcagtctgttcctgaaggactgcaccccgtggaaaggacccacgctggagcagttcgggaagaactgcagcctgtgggaaggacccacagttggagaagtttgtgaaggactgtatcccatgggaggGATCCCACGCTGCAGCAAGGGAAaagtgggaggaggaaggagcggcagaggcaatgtgtgatgaactgactgcaatcCCCAGTGACAGTGccttaaatttcttttctttaattattttggcACTTTAAGCAATAGAAgtacttgcaaaaaaaaaagtataaatgcacattaaaggaaaatttttaCTATCCTGTATGAAGAGTGGATTCAATGTTCACTCTATCCCTTCAGTTAGCATGACCCTTGTATGCATTTGAAGTTGAAGGGTGTACCGACCCACAAAAGGCTGACTGCAGTCACTTATATTCATTAGGTTTCAGTCTTTCATGTAGTTGAATCCCTGATAATTTCAGAACAAGTTGCAGGCCTGCAGTATCCTACAAGGCCAAAATTAGGTCTGTTAGCCACGTAGGATGCAAGGCTGAAAATCAGCATTGTCAAAACCACCTGAATGATGGCTTTTCTAAAGGGGAATATTTACCCTGAAGGATGTCTTCTGCCATCACTGTAGATATTAAACATATATAGCTGTAAAAAGGAGCTTAGATTCTGGTTTCCATCAACATTTATTGGTCTTCTTCCAAAGACAGTGTTAAGAAGTTTTCACTCTTAAATGCAAAATGACATGAATGGAATGGTTGTTTTTCCTGTATCATTCAGACTTGGTAAGAAACTATGTTTCCatccagaaataaaagtaatgttAGTTCATATAGCACATATATAACCACTATATACTGGAACATTAAAGAGTGCTTCATTAGCTTTCTGACTTTTCTTACGGTGTTGGCTGATCGCCACCTTAACGTCCATAACCACTGTTGGTGTAAATCTAGCTTGAACAATTGAAACAtcttcttttcaaaatgctAAAGCAGGTATGTATAAGAATATCCTCGTCTCTCTCCCTCATTTGAAAACAGGTTCAAAGCTACCTTGTAAATTTAGGTCAAATTTACAGTTACCAGTCAGCTgatgttatttttttggttaaaaaaaaaaacaaaaaaacccattggCTTGTTTCAAACCTCCCACCCAAGAATGGGATATTCTCAAAGGTTTTGCCAGTGAAAGGCGGGTGCATTTTAGATACGTAACACAATCTCAGAACCGTGAACAGCATCCGTGGTGCTGCGGCAGACCTGATGAGTAACGAACGGTGGTTCATAGGGAGCTTTTGTTAAACGGAGAGAGAAATGTGACAAATGCATCACTGTTCTCAAAGCTCCCTATCTTGTTACATCACAGAAAGCAATGTTCTGGTTTACACGGATCCTcgtattttgtttctgttatcAAAGCTCCGATCAAGGGAATCTGTGGGAATTCAAGATGCTGAGCACCTCACAGACTCTAACAAAAGATCTGCTTTAGTTTCCTCTGAGAGCAAATCTGTGCCAAGACCCTGCTTAGGAATTTGtccacagaaaaacattttcctgctaTCTGCTAAGGTCtaaattcaattttctttcaataaagTGGCTTGATTCTCAATGTGACCATTCTTATTCTGGTTTGACTGCCTTTTCCCAGGTTGGCTTATATAGGTTTGGAAGTGACTGAATCTAAATCAGATTAAGTTTTATAGTGGCATAAAAGGAATTATATATGTGGAGTTATCCTAGTTTAGCTACACTTCAGGCTAATTAAAGTAGTCTATATAGAAATCTTTCCCACACGACAGTCTTCGTTCATGCACTGGTCTAAATTTTTAGGATCAGTGTAGACTCGTGCATGAATTCCTCCACAGTGAAACCACTGAGGGCTCAGTGAAAAATTTTTATAGTCGTTTTGTGGGGAAGTGtggattttcaaagaaagactttgttttatttcattggaATATCTTGCTCCCATGAAAAATGTTGACTTTTTAGTATTATATTGAACTTTTCTCCAAGGTGGCAGGGCCATCTGCATCATTCAGCCAGTCCCCACTGGCTCAGCAtgaagcagagcagccacaacTCCTGCAGAACGGGCAGAATGGACTTTGCGCCTGGACTCCCCCTCTCCGATGTGCAATACTTCTGACAATTTGCCGTCACCAAAAGCCTGAGTTTACTCTTCCTTTGACACAAGCTTTTTACTTTACACATGGTGATGCCCTAGGCTTGGGGTGTCCCTCTGGAAGCTTTTCTAGAACATGAGAGAAGAATTCCTCCATCTGGAACAAATGCAGAGAACCAACACAGCTGGTGCATTGCTGTCTCCTGGATATTTGAAGCCAGGGCTCAAGCCCTTACCGTGGTAATATAAAT from Gavia stellata isolate bGavSte3 chromosome 4, bGavSte3.hap2, whole genome shotgun sequence harbors:
- the STYK1 gene encoding tyrosine-protein kinase STYK1; protein product: MAGEVKRLTRMLLECNSNDKLCVVREHQTEVIVVPVLLVGFFVIVLTVILWLHCRGLRAKQEQSSSSGHQGKKMCFNQRKVLQESSSRENRYIQLSETSVESLLNSASLTLKELEIPREKLSLGTLQLIKYGRYGSIYRAQLETGNRGETKTVVLKALQDMASPQEVKDFLGRIKFHQNLGHHENLVELVGCCVDQLPLYVIMEDVSLGDLLTFLWTCRKDVMTMDGIPYDLTERQVYEVGQQVAAALAYLEQKKLFHGDIAARNVLLHHNFTAKLCGLGLAYETHTYGANSVTQIVPVKWQAPEQLLKKPPSIKADIWSFGILLYEMITLGAPPYPEVPPSDILLYLQKQNIMKQPSSCQQAMYRIMKSCWQWNATNRPSPADLIRSLQIAIKTSNDRAVLQVPELVVPELYANVAGVDVHSLVREYTIL